Proteins encoded together in one Asterias rubens chromosome 4, eAstRub1.3, whole genome shotgun sequence window:
- the LOC117288939 gene encoding ras-responsive element-binding protein 1-like isoform X3, which yields MGKTTDSERYFSGGEGEKEVPSSTDGQIADIQEVDMADVKNRQSSMRETRGSHSGAKKDQKIKKTKPVAQLRSERPGLRRTSRKNAAQRYKLGKIAAAEENRMIGAELRSERRRSTEGVAKVKAPSGKKSKGASKSLNNSPVNGVTDDVSLETDVDKDELESQQVDNLRDVSAVDKPDLPESIHQVPNSRGSSELKRPTAMSSLPAESDVQPLNLAASIDCGDQRETGDVTPSLPMEEDDGDSTSNDQAAALSVGDSSHHDAGLDPLGGEVSGDWGCTPAKSEEVKTESVQSDSPSGERRETTTGTKGGTEPSKRPAGSPSDTSVLADPNWVKGIYKRRRPMEEGNTCLTCPVCSEEFQEKHHLTLHFREHNTTTMDGMMHSCKLCGKKLSSTSSLDRHMLIHSGERPHRCPICPMAFTTNGNMRRHIRTHEKGAAVSTEGEYVTETAYSKPRKRIPSKRLLDSDELDKESTSPQKRLALEDEDSPLKSRVKEEELTCPICGKAFLCHYGLQTHMDLHPNVIIKCDMCEATFKNHRGLRMHTLMSHKKPSPTKTTPAPDVPLGFQDLGSVADISCDKFPLIAQVWCERNVRRCNSIVHQFICQVCSKAFPCSSALDLHKKKNHSAMDMTMTSQVEDVGLKNGKENVLLQKAKPTDKVSAFYSKLPHTFPSQVQFLATLNLKPSPSPIVKNASNKNMASVQQATPTKSKFPFTDQGFASDDEVEADRDFADVGKILTLTTSASSNPLLMLKHLSRGVKQSPVKASALSSTSTSLASKPKSKVTFASKPPPAHSHLPDQYKTHIRQADHEPRSGDPATEMHFPMEVARDETKVEHAATSTQEKTSQDVGSESEPNEVEKTEEAAGDSKNEKKTGKYVCKHCQENFPQYSALKIHLRSHLGLTPFKCLLCDYSSADKSTLVRHMRTHSGERPYSCKMCDFPFTTKANCERHIKKRHGKETKIDIELNITHNTSGGPPGEASPNKFRAPDTLCKLCNREFRFFRDLQNHLKVHQRTPSKFFCLKCQTGLSSKNNCARHITKCHPEIEKDDLDNFMMVKQVETKDISQTMANSFASNGEQLSPIDFSRKSPLAASDSDLSDQSWLSAYTLPNMTDVDAPIDLSLPKEKNSSFLPPVDSSLGRLRFKRVYHKFYSKVIDALVCPHCSRAFKRGSVFKEHIRSHITERPNRCYYCKAAFTMKDSLDKHIERRHGDESKSESPAQSFIPKVATPMQFKLMSRSSQGLRVRIAHESVEATDMSVEHLLENQTLKSPGSSFGSDASGELASVSKILAASSNNFQVCFPPTGAQVKPKGEKDGVKETGDNENKNEFAVPENPTNKSEDQTEWDTPARSDIELSEEYDLVIDESIASSSESTTGLETQKPKERVTERDRSNLPTKEMCPYCNRKFPWISSLRRHILTHTGLKPFQCPQCNSSFSTKSNCERHIVRRHCLNASPGSKAPELPFTCLEGCPDCAYSTKLKLIKHYEVQHVGVPFPECYKNEVKKLPASVIRNALARRASKLGGTRPFGSSEFRSRVGMSGVTLKLTRHKPLLKRRHSSHDEKPLSLVKKTVTGEEGKPLDGFSRKKHLFSHKGKPFPIVFKKKKRKSLPTMVNINGSRPGASRVGDQVNSQPVLDLSVTSEDINLITESLGYVTGEGSGQPSRRKGKSKRKNARHSCSNCCKRFKSATTLKRHYRVHTLEHPFRCTECSASFTTKFNCQRHMLKLHGKSKEETLRLIAKQKSAMSSENDGEGNQELAESGVKENGFIEDPEVPRGVKDADVGGSSKGMGDESQDTDEDENEDNKEDLEEGEVRDDDGDSETDDFGEDGEMEVGETASDLEETNMEGSNFDSTWDEDSTEGPSDNPASDVKMPRGRGRDVFVSGTADNSDIIQNLLGIQDSSVIDQMLDSADSAAKLLGVE from the exons ATGGGAAAAACCACAGACTCCGAACGTT ATTTTTCTGGAGGCGAAGGGGAAAAGGAAGTCCCATCCTCGACTGATGGACAAATTGCTGACATCCAGGAAGTGGACATGGCGGACGTTAAGAACAGACAAAGCAGCATGAGAGAAACTAGGGGGAGCCACTCAGGTGCTAAGAAGGATCAAAAGATCAAGAAGACCAAGCCTGTTGCTCAACTCAGATCAGAGCGTCCGGGTCTCAGACGGACCTCGCGTAAGAACGCTGCTCAGCGATATAAACTGGGAAAGATCGCTGCGGCTGAGGAGAACAGGATGATTGGTGCTGAGTTAAGAAGTGAAAGACGACGCTCTACTGAAGGAGTAGCGAAGGTGAAAGCGCCAAGTGGGAAGAAGAGCAAGGGGGCGTCAAAGAGTTTGAATAACTCCCCAGTGAATGGAGTGACAGATGATGTTAGTTTGGAAACTGATGTAGACAAGGATGAATTGGAAAGTCAACAGGTGGACAACCTGAGGGATGTAAGCGCCGTAGACAAACCTGACCTGCCTGAGAGTATCCATCAAGTACCCAATAGCCGTGGGTCCTCTGAGCTCAAGAGACCCACGGCAATGTCATCGTTACCTGCTGAGTCAGATGTACAACCCTTGAATCTGGCTGCCAGCATTGATTGCGGAGATCAACGTGAGACAGGTGATGTAACGCCGTCGTTACCGATGGAAGAGGATGACGGTGACTCGACGAGTAATGACCAAGCAGCAGCGTTGTCGGTCGGCGATTCATCTCATCATGATGCTGGCCTGGATCCACTCGGAGGGGAGGTGAGTGGCGACTGGGGATGTACCCCGGCCAAATCAGAGGAAGTCAAGACTGAGTCAGTGCAGAGTGACAGCCCAAGTGGGGAGAGGAGAGAGACGACGACTGGCACCAAAGGAGGGACGGAGCCCAGCAAGAGGCCGGCCGGCTCACCCTCTGACACATCCGTACTGGCAGATCCAAATTGGGTAAAG GGTATTTACAAGCGTCGTCGCCCGATGGAGGAGGGCAACACCTGCCTCACCTGCCCGGTCTGCTCCGAAGAATTCCAGGAGAAACATCACTTGACGTTACACTTCAGAGAACACAACACCACCACCATGGACGGCATGATGCATTCCTGTAAGCTGTGCGGTAAGAAACTCAGCTCCACTAGCTCCCTGGATCGTCACATGTTGATTCATTCTGGGGAGAGACCGCACAGGTGCCCTATCTGCCCCATGGCGTTTACAACGAATGGGAATATGAGGCGGCATATCCGGACCCATGAGAAAGGTGCTGCAGTAAGCACGGAAGGAGAGTACGTTACTGAGACGGCGTACAGTAAGCCGCGTAAACGAATCCCATCCAAACGTCTTCTTGACTCAGATGAGCTTGACAAAGAGTCGACTTCTCCGCAAAAGCGCCTTGCCCTTGAGGATGAAGATAGTCCTCTCAAATCCAGAGTCAAGGAGGAGGAATTGACTTGCCCTATCTGCGGTAAAGCCTTCTTGTGTCACTACGGGCTCCAGACCCACATGGATCTTCACCCCAATGTCATCATAAAGTGCGATATGTGTGAGGCGACATTCAAGAATCACCGAGGCCTGCGTATGCACACCCTGATGTCTCACAAGAAACCCAGTCCTACCAAGACGACTCCTGCCCCGGATGTACCTTTAGGCTTTCAAGATCTCGGTAGCGTTGCAGACATCTCGTGTGATAAGTTCCCTCTGATAGCTCAAGTGTGGTGCGAGCGAAATGTACGCCGTTGTAACAGCATCGTGCACCAGTTCATATGTCAGGTGTGCTCTAAGGCATTCCCATGCTCTAGCGCCCTCGACCTTCATAAAAAGAAGAACCACTCCGCTATGGATATGACTATGACGAGCCAAGTGGAAGATGTCGGCCTCAAGAATGGTAAAGAAAACGTCCTGCTCCAAAAAGCCAAGCCTACTGATAAAGTTAGCGCTTTTTACAGTAAACTTCCACATACATTCCCATCTCAGGTACAGTTCTTGGCCACATTGAACCTCAAACCCAGCCCGTCTCCCATTGTGAAAAATgcatcaaacaaaaacatggcaTCGGTGCAGCAAGCAACGCCAACTAAAAGCAAATTTCCCTTCACGGATCAAGGATTTGCCTCCGATGATGAAGTCGAAGCAGATAGAGATTTTGCTGACGTGGGGAAGATATTGACGCTGACGACATCAGCGTCCAGTAACCCCCTCTTGATGCTGAAGCATCTCAGCCGAGGTGTGAAGCAGTCTCCAGTAAAAGCATCAGCCTTATCATCTACCTCAACCTCCTTGGCATCCAAACCAAAGTCCAAAGTAACCTTTGCGAGTAAACCCCCACCCGCTCACTCTCATTTGCCGGACCAATACAAAACCCACATCAGACAAGCGGATCACGAGCCCCGCTCAGGAGATCCAGCCACAGAGATGCACTTTCCCATGGAAGTTGCCAGGGACGAGACCAAGGTGGAGCATGCAGCAACAAGTACACAGGAGAAAACATCTCAAGATGTTGGAAGCGAATCCGAGCCGAATGAGGTGGAGAAAACCGAAGAGGCGGCGGGAGACTCTAAGAATGAGAAGAAGACCGGTAAATACGTCTGCAAACACTGTCAGGAAAACTTCCCACAGTACAGCGCTTTGAAGATACATCTTCGCAGCCACTTGGGGCTAACACCTTTCAAGTGTCTATTGTGTGACTACTCCAGTGCTGATAAGAGCACCTTAGTGAGGCATATGAGAACCCATAGTGGGGAGCGCCCTTATTCTTGCAAGATGTGTGACTTTCCTTTCACAACGAAGGCTAACTGCGAGCGACACATCAAGAAACGACATGGAAAAGAGACGAAGATAGACATCGAGTTGAACATTACTCACAACACATCAGGTGGACCCCCGGGGGAGGCATCCCCTAATAAGTTCCGGGCTCCGGACACACTCTGCAAGCTCTGCAACCGCGAGTTCAGATTCTTCAGAGATTTACAAAATCACTTGAAGGTTCATCAACGAACTCCGAGTAAGTTCTTTTGCCTCAAATGCCAGACGGGCTTAAGTTCCAAGAACAACTGCGCCCGTCACATCACCAAATGCCACCCTGAGATCGAGAAGGACGATCTCGATAACTTCATGATGGTCAAGCAGGTCGAGACTAAGGACATATCTCAAACCATGGCCAACTCATTTGCCAGTAACGGAGAACAATTATCGCCAATTGACTTCAGCAGGAAATCTCCTCTTGCAGCTTCCGATAGCGACCTGAGTGACCAATCATGGCTGAGTGCCTACACCTTGCCCAACATGACTGACGTGGATGCACCCATCGACCTGAGTCTACCCAAGGAGAAAAACTCCTCCTTTCTTCCTCCAGTTGACAGCAGTCTCGGCCGACTACGGTTCAAACGGGTGTATCACAAGTTCTACAGCAAGGTGATCGATGCCTTAGTGTGTCCGCACTGCAGTCGAGCATTCAAGCGTGGTTCGGTATTCAAAGAACACATCCGATCCCACATCACAGAGCGCCCTAACCGCTGCTACTATTGTAAAGCTGCATTCACCATGAAGGATAGCCTGGATAAACATATTGAACGTCGACACGGTGACGAGTCAAAGAGTGAGTCACCCGCTCAGTCCTTCATCCCCAAAGTAGCCACCCCGATGCAATTTAAGCTCATGTCTCGCTCGAGTCAAGGCCTTAGAGTTCGGATTGCCCATGAATCAGTTGAGGCCACTGATATGTCTGTCGAGCATTTACTTGAGAACCAAACTCTCAAGTCCCCAGGTAGTAGCTTCGGGTCGGACGCAAGCGGGGAGCTGGCTAGCGTTTCCAAGATTCTAGCCGCGAGCAGCAACAACTTCCAGGTCTGTTTCCCACCGACTGGGGCCCAGGTAAAGCCGAAAGGAGAGAAAGATGGTGTAAAAGAAACCGGAGAcaacgaaaacaaaaatgagtttGCAGTTCCAGAAAATCCCACCAATAAATCTGAAGATCAGACGGAGTGGGACACACCAGCACGATCAGATATTGAGCTATCAGAGGAGTACGATTTAGTCATCGATGAATCCATTGCGTCATCGTCAGAATCTACAACTGGGCTTGAGACACAAAAGCCCAAAGAGCGGGTCACTGAACGAGACAGATCCAACCTACCCACGAAGGAGATGTGTCCGTACTGCAACCGTAAGTTTCCCTGGATCAGCTCACTGCGCCGTCACATCCTGACGCACACTGGCCTCAAACCATTCCAGTGCCCTCAGTGTAACAGTAGCTTCTCAACGAAGTCGAATTGCGAGAGACACATTGTACGTAGACACTGTCTCAATGCCAGCCCTGGTTCTAAAGCTCCAGAACTCCCCTTCACTTGCCTAGAGGGATGCCCCGACTGTGCTTACTCCACCAAACTAAAGCTCATCAAACACTACGAGGTCCAGCATGTTGGAGTGCCCTTTCCCGAGTGCTACAAGAACGAAGTCAAGAAACTACCCGCATCTGTCATCAGAAATGCTCTGGCGAGACGAGCATCGAAGCTTGGAGGAACTCGCCCTTTTGGGAGCTCCGAATTCCGCAGCCGAGTAGGGATGTCAGGCGTAACTCTTAAGCTGACTCGACATAAACCTCTTTTAAAGAGGAGACATTCATCCCATGATGAGAAACCGCTCTCCCTCGTTAAGAAGACGGTGACCGGTGAAGAGGGAAAACCCCTCGATGGCTTTTCCAGGAAGAAACATCTCTTTTCTCATAAGGGTAAACCTTTTCCAATCgttttcaaaaagaagaagaggaagtCTCTGCCGACGATGGTGAATATCAATGGCAGCAGGCCCGGTGCATCCAGAGTAGGCGATCAAGTTAACAGCCAACCTGTATTGGATCTGTCAGTGACCAGTGAAGATATTAATCTCATCACAGAAAGTCTCGGATACGTCACTGGTGAGGGTAGCGGGCAACCGTCACGCCGTAAGGGCAAATCCAAACGTAAGAATGCTCGCCACTCCTGCAGCAACTGTTGCAAACGATTCAAAAGTGCGACCACGTTGAAACGACATTACCGAGTCCACACTCTAGAGCACCCATTCCGCTGTACGGAGTGCTCTGCTAGCTTCACCACAAAGTTCAACTGTCAGCGTCACATGCTGAAACTTCACGGCAAGAGCAAAGAGGAAACTCTAAGACTCATTGCGAAACAGAAGTCAGCGATGTCATCTGAGAATGATGGTGAAGGGAACCAAGAACTTGCAGAGTCTGGTGTCAAGGAAAATGGTTTCATCGAAGATCCAGAGGTCCCTAGAGGTGTCAAGGATGCGGACGTAGGAGGAAGCTCTAAGGGGATGGGTGATGAGAGCCAAGACACAGATGAAGATGAGAATGAAGATAATAAGGAGGATCTAGAGGAGGGTGAGGTGCGGGATGATGACGGTGACTCGGAAACTGATGACTTTGGTGAAGACGGCGAGATGGAGGTTGGTGAAACAGCCTCGGACCTTGAGGAAACCAACATGGAAGGGAGTAACTTTGATTCAACCTGGGATGAAGATTCCACCGAGGGACCGTCTGATAATCCGGCCAGCGATGTTAAGATGCCAAGAGGTCGTGGGAGAGATGTCTTTGTTTCCGGGACGGCGGATAATTCAGATATTATTCAGAATCTTCTTGGGATACAGGATTCCTCCGTTATTGATCAGATGTTGGATTCTGCCGATTCTGCTGCCAAGCTCCTCGGTGTTGAATGA